From Apium graveolens cultivar Ventura chromosome 9, ASM990537v1, whole genome shotgun sequence, the proteins below share one genomic window:
- the LOC141685230 gene encoding uncharacterized protein LOC141685230, with translation MRELKISENYRDKRDRSSSSDERRKTYRRSSSPKKSARGKEINKDSGRPYISKWQTHTPLVASIDQIYATYAGKGVFRKATPLTDYNKRDTSKYCTYDEATGHDTADSRQLKDEIETLIRQGKLTEWVVKEVRRHRADYHTVPPPPPEDKERVPRAGSIHIILGGSHIGGNSRKAMDRYAREAKDKPLTNVNHLSQRPPELFEREADDIVFRENDAKWVHYPHIDALVIKMKIGTVNVHRAMVDTGSSADVLTYDTYKKLGLLDRELTSTGGHQYGFTGDSIGVKRTIRLPVTIGEEPYVATQIPMFTIVDQPCAYNIIVGRPLMREMRMVTSIHHMTVKFPTPVGVGFLKSCQYESRVCYNKALRAAESGNTLKEMVELAEDDVLME, from the coding sequence ATGAGAGAGCTGAAAATCAGCGAGAATTATCGAGATAAAAGAGACCGGTCTTCAAGCTCTGATGAAAGGAGAAAGACGTATAGGCGTAGCTCAAGCCCCAAAAAGTCTGCCCGAGGTAAAGAGATAAACAAAGATTCGGGGAGACCTTATATAAGCAAATGGCAGACACACACCCCTCTAGTAGCCTCTATCGACCAAATATATGCTACCTATGCTGGGAAGGGGGTATTCAGGAAGGCAACCCCTCTCACAGACTATAACAAGAGGGATACTTCGAAGTATTGCACATACGATGAGGCCACGGGGCACGATACAGCTGATTCCAgacaattgaaggatgaaattgaGACGCTGATAAGGCAGGGGAAGCTGACAGAATGGGTCGTCAAGGAGGTTCGAAGGCACAGAGCTGATTATCATACCGTCCCTCCTCCACCCCCAGAAGATAAAGAGAGGGTACCTCGGGCCGGAAGcattcatattattctaggcgggtctcacATTGGCGGAAACAGCCGAAAGGCGATGGACAGGTATGCCCGAGAAGCAAAGGACAAGCCCCTCACCAACGTCAACCATCTAAGCCAAAGGCCCCCGGAGCTCTTTGAAAGGGAGGCTGATGACATCGTGTTTAGGGAGAACGATGCCAAGTGGGTGCATTACCCTCATATAGACGCCCTAGTTATAAAGATGAAGATTGGGACGGTGAATGTTCACCGAGCAATGGTGGATACCGGTAGCTCGGCTGACGTTTTGACCTATGATACCTACAAGAAGCTGGGATTGTTGGATAGAGAATTAACCTCGACAGGTGGACACCAATACGGGTTCACGGGGGACTCAATCGGAGTGAAAAGGACAATTCGGCTCCCAGTGACCATAGGAGAAGAGCCATATGTGGCCACCCAAATCCCTATGTTTACGATTGTAGACCAGCCTTGTGCCTACAATATCATAGTGGGTAGACCCCTTATGAGGGAAATGAGGATGGTGACATCTATCCATCATATGACGGTAAAATTCCCAACCCCAGTGGGGGTAGGCTTCTTGAAGAGCTGTCAATATGAATCAAGGGTCTGTTACAACAAGGCACTCAGGGCGGCCGAGTCGGGAAATACATTAAAGGAAATGGTTGAACTGGCAGAAGATGATGTCCTCATGGAATAG